One window of Quercus robur chromosome 5, dhQueRobu3.1, whole genome shotgun sequence genomic DNA carries:
- the LOC126727700 gene encoding heavy metal-associated isoprenylated plant protein 47-like, with amino-acid sequence MVQKKLVIKVQMTCDKCKTKALKLAAGAEGVTSVAIEGEDKSLVVVIGDEVDSVCLTRSLRKKVGYATIVSVAQLEESDEKKDEDNPTTTICYSGYGQYPQCPSYYRVVSDPWPSNCFFM; translated from the exons ATGGTGCAGAAGAAGCTAGTAATAAAGGTGCAGATGACTTGTGACAAATGtaaaaccaaggccttgaagCTTGCTGCAGGGGCAGAAG GTGTGACTTCCGTGGCAATCGAAGGAGAAGATAAAAGTCTGGTGGTAGTGATAGGAGATGAAGTTGATTCGGTTTGCTTGACCCGGTCACTGAGGAAGAAGGTTGGCTATGCCACCATAGTGAGTGTGGCACAACTGGAAGAAAGTGATGAGAAGAAAGATGAAGACAACCCAACTACAACTATATGCTATTCGGGTTATGGACAATATCCACAGTGCCCTTCGTACTATAGAGTGGTTTCTGATCCATGGCCTAGCAATTGCTTCTTCATGTGA